GAGTTGGGAGTTAGGGGTTGGGGAAGAAGAGGATGGGGAGTTGGGGGTTGGGGAAGAAGGGAGTTGGGAGTTGGGAGTTAGGGGTTGGGGAAGAAGACAGAGAAAAGCTTGATAATTATCAACTCAGCATAGTCAGAAGCTAACGCAATAGCACTCAGCACTCCTTTCCCCCCACCCTCTTACCCACTCAGCACACCGCTACGCGGAAGCAAGCTACAGCACTTTACACTCAGCACTACTATTCCCACTCAGCACTCAGCACTTTACACTCAGCACTCTTTTAGCTTTGCCAAGCGGGATGATTGAGCAATGAAGAGAATACTCGGACGCCGCGCAGTTGGTTGGAGAGGGGTAAATGACCTCTCGGCGCGCTGAGATCCCAGGTGAAGGCGTTGGGGTAGCGCGTCCACTGATTATCGAGTTTCCAGCCAATTTTAGGCCAGAGTTTTTCCCAGTTGCGGCCTAGGGATAGCCAGAGTTCTCGCTGTACGGAAAAGCCAAATTTACCTTCGGAGTGGATGAACCACAGGGTATCGAGGGTTTTGAGATCGCTGTTGGGAAAACGATCGACTTCGGTAAAGTAGAGCCATTTGCGTTCTTGGGCATCTCGACCGGCCAGTTCGCACATTAAGGTAATGGTAAGGCGATCGCTCTCCAGAAAGTCTTGTTTGGCTAATAGGCGTTGCAGGGGCAAATAGTCGATATTGCGTTCGGAGGTTAGGGGGACAAGTCCGGTGGGAAAGTGGGTTTGCAAGAAGTCTTGAACTTCAGTTGAGGGACTGGCAAACAAGGCTTGGTAAATCTTTCCTTCTACAGGCGTTGGCGAGGAATTGCTGTGGCGTTCTTTTAAAATTTCCATTAAAATCTGTTCGCCAGCAGCACCCGCACTAGCAAGTTCGTGGACGGATGCAAGTTGATTTTTGGTCGTCCCCGATCGCAGTTGGGCTGCCAGTTGGGAAAGGTTGGTGTCGAGATCGCTTCGGTTGTCGGTGGTTGGATCGCTCATGAAGTCGCCAGTTAAGAGTCAAAAAGCAGTTAATTTAAAGACGTTCCTCTAGAATTTTACGAATAATGGCGGTTGTTGAGGTGGGAATTTCAATGGTAATGAACTCGGCACGACAACCACAAGCTTGTACGGCTTTGGCTTCTGGTAAGGTTTCCAGGGTATAATCGCCCCCTTTGACGTAAATATCGGGTTGAATGGCTTCAATTAGAGGAATTGCGGTCTGCGTGTCAAATAGTACCACTCCGTCAACGGGTTTGAGTCCGGCTAGGAGTTCGGCGCGTTGGTTTTCGGGGATGATGGGACGTTGGGGAAATCCGGGCGAGTGGGGTTTGATGCTTTGCACGGAGCGATCGCTATTTAAACCGATAATCAGCGATCGCCCTAGCGCTTTAGCCGCTTGTAAGTATCGCAAGTGTCCGACATGGAGTAAATCAAAACACCCATTGGTTAAAACTAAAGGTCGCCATTGCTCCGGATTGGCTTGGAGATGCTGCTGCAATTGACTCAAGGTGTAGATATTGAAAGACATGAGAGCTTAACTTTTCAAAACGATGGGTTTGGGTCTAACTCAGTAGACTTAAGTTTACTGAAAGGAATTAAAGGTAAAATTTACTACAACTTTTGGGTTGAGCCTGTTAGTCAACTTCCCCCCTTGGGAACGATAGAGGATATAGCTTCTGTCATTGGGTGCCTTTTATGAATGCCGATTTGGACTCTCAACAACTCCGCCAACTCGCGCAACAATATGCCGCTGAGTTCCTTAAGCAGTATGCCGCAGGCGATCGCAATTTTAGTAAAGTGATCGTACGCAATGGCAAATTTTATGTGTCTAAACCGAATTTAAAGTGGATGGACTTCAGCCATCAAACCTTGAGTTGGGCGAATTTTGCTGGCGTTAACCTCAGCGAGGCGTTGCTGCGTCAGACAGATTTGAGTAAAACCGATTTAAGCGAAGCCAACCTCAGCCAATCTG
This is a stretch of genomic DNA from Desertifilum tharense IPPAS B-1220. It encodes these proteins:
- a CDS encoding GUN4 domain-containing protein; translation: MSDPTTDNRSDLDTNLSQLAAQLRSGTTKNQLASVHELASAGAAGEQILMEILKERHSNSSPTPVEGKIYQALFASPSTEVQDFLQTHFPTGLVPLTSERNIDYLPLQRLLAKQDFLESDRLTITLMCELAGRDAQERKWLYFTEVDRFPNSDLKTLDTLWFIHSEGKFGFSVQRELWLSLGRNWEKLWPKIGWKLDNQWTRYPNAFTWDLSAPRGHLPLSNQLRGVRVFSSLLNHPAWQS
- a CDS encoding adenylyltransferase/cytidyltransferase family protein, giving the protein MSFNIYTLSQLQQHLQANPEQWRPLVLTNGCFDLLHVGHLRYLQAAKALGRSLIIGLNSDRSVQSIKPHSPGFPQRPIIPENQRAELLAGLKPVDGVVLFDTQTAIPLIEAIQPDIYVKGGDYTLETLPEAKAVQACGCRAEFITIEIPTSTTAIIRKILEERL
- a CDS encoding pentapeptide repeat-containing protein, whose translation is MNADLDSQQLRQLAQQYAAEFLKQYAAGDRNFSKVIVRNGKFYVSKPNLKWMDFSHQTLSWANFAGVNLSEALLRQTDLSKTDLSEANLSQSDLREANLYGADLSRANLSKANLTRADLTGAKLVNANLSGANLKHAILLNADLTGAILSRTQMPDGTIHP